The sequence CGTTCATGCTCATGGCGTCGCCGATTTCCCGGCGCAGCTCGATGGCACCGGCGGCCACATTCTCCTGCCAGCCGGTCAGAATCTGCTCCGCCTCCTGCAGGTCCGCCATCATTTGGGGATCATCCGCCGCCAGGGCCTTGAGCGCCGTCAGCGCCTCAGCCAGGTCGGCCTGGCCAGCCTCATAGGGTTCCAGAAACTTCTCCTGCCCCGCCAGCAGGTAGCCGCGCAGCCCGGCTTCCATGTCCAGCGCCGCCACAGCCAGCGATTGCGCCTCGCTGAGGATCCGGCCGGTGTGATCGACCGCCTTGGAGGTCTTCTCCATGCGGCCCAAGTCCACAACAGCCATCACGCCGACGCCAAGCACCAGCAGCAGGGGGAACAGGGCCACCGTAACGATTTTCGTTTTCGTACTGAGGTTTGCCAGTGAGAACCGCCTGGCTGCGGAAGTCTTCTTCTTTTTCATCACGTCCGATCCGGAGCTAAAGGGATGCGGCAGTGAAATCAGAATAAAATTACGAATCTCTTTCGCACAAAAAGTGAATCCTAAACATCCTGCGATTGTCGTCGCGTAACGAAAAACCCCGCTCCAGGCGGAGCGGGGGCCAGACAGTTGAACCCAAGGGTTCAGCGCGTCTTATTCTTCAGCTTCTGCAGCTGCTTCTTCTGCTTCCAGGCGGGCCTTGTCGGCAGCGCCCTTGGCGGAAACGTCGCGGTCGACAAACTCGATGATCGCCATCGGAGCCATGTCGCCATAGCGGAAGCCGGCCTTCAGGACACGGACATAGCCGCCCTGACGGTCCTTGTAGCGCGGGCCCAGAACCTCGAACAGTTTCGCGACGTCCTTGTCCTCTTTCAGCTTGGCTGCGGCCTGACGGCGGGCGTGCAGGTCGCCGCGTTTTGCCAGGGTGATCAGTTTTTCAACGATCGGGCGCAGTTCTTTTGCTTTGGGCAGGGTCGTTTTGATCTGCTCATGCTCAATCAGCGAGCCGGCCATGTTGGAGAACAGGGCCTTGCGGTGCTCATGAGTACGGTTCAGGCGGCGGTAACCACGTGCGTGACGCATTTTTCAGTTCCTTGTCTTGCGTTTTGCTTTGTCAGGCGGCTGATGCGTGTCAGCCGCTCTCCTTGGGGCAGGTGCCCAGATCGTCCCCGGCAGTCCCGGGCATTGAAGAGGAGGGCCGGAGCCCTCCTCTGAAGTCTTAGAAGCTGTCTTCGAACTTCTTGGCCAGATCTTCGATGTTGTCCGGCGGCCAGTCCTCGACGTCCATGCCGAGGTGCAGGCCCATGCCCGACAGAACCTCTTTGATCTCGTTCAGCGACTTGCGGCCGAAGTTCGGGGTGCGCAGCATCTCCGCTTCGGTCTTCTGGATCAGGTCGCCGATATAGACGATGTTGTCGTTCTTCAGGCAGTTTGCCGAACGCACCGACAGTTCCAGCTCGTCCACTTTCTTGAGCAGAAGCGGGTTGAACTCCAGACCATCGTCCTCGTCCTGGCGGCCAGCCGATTCCGGCTCGTCGAAGTTGACGAAGATCGACAGCTGATCCTGCAGGATGCGGGCGGCAAAGGCCACGGCGTCATCGGGAGTGATGGAGCCGTCGGTTTCCACCTTCATGGTCAGCTTGTCATAGTCCAGCACCTGGCCCTCACGGGTGGGCTGAACGTCATAGGAGACCTTCTTGACCGGCGAGTAGATCGCGTCGATCGGGATCAGTCCGATCGGTGCGTCTTCCGGCTTGTTCTTGTCTGCCGAGACATAGCCCTTGCCGGTGTTCACGGTCAGTTCCATGAACAGGTCGGCGCCATCGTCCAGGTGGCAGATCACGTGATCGCGGTTCAGAACCTCGATGCCTGCGGTCTCAGCAATGTCGCCTGCGGTGACGACCGCCGGGCCCTTGGCATTGATCGACAGCCGCTTGGGGCCTTCGACTTCCATGCGCAGGGAGACCTGCTTGAGGTTCAGGATGATGTCGGTGACGTCTTCACGCACACCGGCGACGCTGGAAAACTCGTGCAGCACGTTGTCGATCTGCACGCTGGTGATGGCCGCGCCTTGCAGCGAGCTCATCAGCACGCGGCGCAGCGCGTTGCCCAGGGTCAGGCCGAAACCGCGTTCCAGCGGCTCTGCAACAACGGTTGCCTGGCGTGCAGGATCGTTGCCCGGCTTCACTTCCAGCTGTGCCGGCTTGATCAGCTCTGCCCAGTTCTTGTGGATCATGCGTTCCCTCCATTCCTGTCCCTGCCCCATGTCCGGAAGGCCAAGGACGCCCGAGGTTTAAATGACGCACTGGGGCCCTGCGAATCAAGCGGGGCCCCAGCAAAAAATTCAGATTAGACGCGGCGGCGCTTCGGCGGGCGGCAGCCGTTGTGCGCGATCGGGGTCACATCACGGATCGAGGTGATGTTGAAACCGACAGCGGCCAGTGCGCGCAGCGCCGATTCACGGCCCGAACCGGGGCCCTGAACTTCGACTTCCAGAGTCTTCACACCGTGTTCCTGTGCCTTCTTGCCTGCATCTTCTGCAGCCATCTGAGCGGCATAGGGGGTCGACTTCCGCGAGCCTTTGAAGCCCATGGTGCCGGCCGACGACCAGGAAATCGCGTTGCCCTGCACGTCGGAGATCAGGATCTTGGTGTTATTGAACGAAGAGTTCACGTGAGCAACGCCGGAGGCGATGTTCTTGCGCTCTTTACGCTTAATGCGGGATTTATCGCGTGCCATTGATCAAGCCTCCCTTACTTCTTCTTGCCGGCGATCGGCTTCGCCGGGCCCTTGCGGGTGCGGGCGTTGGTATGGGTACGCTGACCGCGGACCGGCAGGTTGCGGCGGTGGCGCAGGCCACGGTAGCAGCCGAGGTCCATCAGGCGCTTGATGTTCATCTGAACTTCACGGCGCAGGTCGCCTTCGACGGTGTAGTTGGCGTCGATGTGCTCGCGCACGGCCAGAACTTCAGCGTCGGACAGTTCGTTCACACGGCGGGTCGGGTCGATGCCAACGGCGTCGCAGATCGCTTTCGCCGAGGTGTTGCCGATACCGGTGATATAGGTGAGGGCGATGGGAACCCGCTTTGCAGTCGGGATGTTAACGCCGGCAATACGTGCCACGTGTCACTTTCCTTTTCGTTGCGGTTCCGTAGTTCCGGAACCTTTTTTCACAACACTTGACCGTGGCAGTGTGGCCAGAGGGTCCAGCATTTTGAGGTGGTAAGGCAGACAGACGAATCCGCCCGCCGGGAATCATTCCCAGAAGGGATGGGGTTGCCTATGTGGAATTACCGCGGGGGTCAACCCCGTGATCCGCGAAAACGCCGCCAGGGGCGGCGGGCCTGCCCTGTCAGCTGGCGCAGGCATAGAATCGCAGCGGCTCCGCCTCGCCCATCCAGATGGATACAGTGCCGGGCTCCTCCGGGTCCAGAACAACCGTGAACAGCTGCGGGTAATACTGCGGCCCCGGCAGCTCGCAGCGGCCCATGTGGTCGCTCACCCGGTGGCTGCTCCAATCCAGGCGGAGGGCTGGCTGGAAGCTGCAGAAATACTCCAGCGAGCTGAAGCCGGAGCCGTCCAGGATCAGGCCGCCCTCCGCGGCATAGTCCAAAATCCCGTCCTCGCTGATCAGCACCCGGTCGCAAGCGGCGGCATCATCGAGATAGAGCTGCTCCGCGGACAGCGGGCCGGCCAGGGCAACTGCGGCCAGCACGGCGGGAACTTTGGCAAAATGAGCGGTCATGGGAGCCTCTGAAAAGGAAAATGCCCCGCGCTTATGCAGCACGGGGCACTTCGATCCGGTAAACGGGCGGCTTATTCACCCATGATCCAGGCCATGCTCTTGCGCACTTCCTCGATCGAGGCGAGGCCGTCCAGGCGCTGGAGGTTGCCTTTGGCATAATAGTAGCCGATCAGCGGCGAGGTCTTTTTGTAGTATTCCATCAGGCGGGTCTTGAGGCTGTCCTCATTGTCGTCCGCCCGGCGCTTGACCTCGGTGGAGCCGCAATTGGCGCATTTGCCGTCCGCGGGCCAGGGCTTGGTCTGGTCGTGGTAAACCTCGCCGCAGCCGCCGCAGGTGGAGCGGCCGGTGATGCGGGCGACCAGCGCGTCGTCATCGACCTGCATCTCGATCACGGCGTCGAGTTTCAGGTCCATCTCGTCCAGCAGCTTGGCCAGCGCGTCGGCCTGGGCCAGGGTGCGCGGGAAGCCGTCGAAGATAAAACCGCCCTCGGCGCCGCCCTGCAGCTTCTCGCGGATCAGGCCGATCACGATCTGGTCGGTGACCAGCTTGCCCTCGGCCATGATGGCGGCAACCTTCTTGCCCATTTCGGTGCCCGAGGTCTGGGCCTCGCGCAGCATGTCACCGGTGCTGAGCTGCACCATGCCGCGGCTTTCCACAAGGTAGCGCGCCTGCGTACCTTTGCCCGCCCCCGGCGGGCCAAGGAGAATAATGTTGGTCATCGGCGAGAGGGTCCCCGTTTTGTCCGTTTCTTGTTGCGCCCGCGCAGCTGGCTCTTTTCGATAAGGCCCTCATACTGATGCGCGAGGAGGTGGCTTTGCACCTGCTGGATTGTGTCCATGGTGACGGATACCACAATCAGAACGGACGTGCCGCCAAAATATACCGGGATGGCGAATTGGCCGCGGAGGACCTCCGGCAGCAGGCAGACCAGCGCCAGATAAGCCGAACCAAGAACCAGCACGCGGTTGACCACATACTCGATGTATTCCGCGGTTTTCTTGCCCGGGCGGATGCCGGGGACAAAGCCGTTCTGGTTCTTCAGGTTGTTCGCCACGTCATCCGGTTTGAAGGAGACGTTGAAGGTGTAGAAATAGGCAAAGAACACGATCATCGCGACGAAGAACAGCAGGTACAGCGGCTGACCGGGGCCGAAGTTGGCCAAGAGCCAGGACATCACCGGACCGGTTGCCGCGCCCGAGGAGAACGCCGAGATGGTGGTCGGCAGCAACAGCAGCGAGGAGGCGAAGATCGCCGGGATCACGCCCGCCGGGTTCACCTTGACCGGCAGGTGCGACGATCCGCCGTCATAAACCTTCATGCCGACCTGGCGGCGCGGGTACTGGATGTGGATCTTGCGCAGCGCGCGCTCCATGAACACCACGAACATGATCACCGCAACCACCATCAGGATCACGCCGATGATCACCGCGGGGCTGATCGCGCCGGAGCGGCCGGAGGCAAAGAACTGGGCGATGGCTGCCGGAACCTCGGCGATGATGCCGACGAAGATGATCAGCGAGATGCCGTTGCCGATGCCGCGCTGGGTGATCTGCTCGCCCAGCCACATCAGGAACATGGTGCCGCCGACCAGGGTGATCATGCAGGCCATGCGGAAATACATGCCCGGATCGGTCGCCAGGTCGCCCTGCTCCAGCGACACGGCCAGGCCATAGGCCTGCGCGGTCGCCAGCAGCACGGTGCCGTAGCGGGTGTACTGGTTGATCTTCTTGCGGCCCTGCTCGCCCTCTTTCTTGAGCTGCTCAAGCGAGGGCACCATCGAGGTCAGAAGCTGAACGATAATGGAGGCGGAGATATAGGGCATGATGCCGAGGGCAAAGATCCCCATCCGGCCAAGCGCGCCGCCGGTGAACATCGACACCATGCCGCCGATGCCCTGGCCTGCCTGCTCCATGAACTGGCGCAGGGCGGCTGCGTCGATGCCCGGAACCGGAATAAAGGTGCCCAGGCGGTAGACAATCAAAAGGCCGATGGTGAACAGGATGCGGTTGCGCAGATCCGTGGCCTTGCCAAGGGCAGCCCAGCTGGTGTTCGCCGCCATTTGTTCTGCTGCTGATACCATGAAAAGGTCTCTTCTTTAGCGAAACGCCGCCCGGAACCGTTTTCCGGCTCGGGCGGCGTTCTAGGAAAACTCAGGTCTATGTAAGCGGCATTGGCGCCGCTCACAAGCCGTTACTCTGCGGCGGCTGCAGTTGCCACAGTCAGAGCGCCGCCAGCCTTTGCCACAGCGTCAACGGCAGCTGCCGATGCACCGGTGACGGAGATGGTGGCTTTGGAGGTGATTTCGCCTTTGGCCAGGACGCGGACGCCGTCCAGCTTGCGGCGCACCAGGCCGGATGCGACCAGCGAATCCTCGGTGATGTCGGCTGCGTCCAGCTTGCCTGCGTCGATGAACTTCTGGATCAGGCCCAGGTTCACAACGGCGTATGCCTTGCGGTTCGGCTTGTTGAAGCCGCGCTTGGGCAGACGCTGGTACAGCGGCATCTGGCCGCCTTCGTAGCCATTGATCGAGACGCCCGAACGGGATTTCTGGCCTTTGATACCACGGCCGCCCATTTTGCCTTTGCCGGAACCCGGGCCACGGGCCACACGGGTGCGTTTCTTGGCGGCGCCGGGATTGTCGCGAAGTTCGTGAAGTTTCATGTCGCTTCTCCTTGCCGGATGCGGGCCCCGAAGCGTGATGGCCCGACCGCGGCTTTTCTTGATTGGTGATTCCGTGGCGCAGAACGCCACCGGGTGCCTATAGACCTGTTGGGGAGCGGGATCAAGTGTCGGCGTTCACTACTGATCTGAACACAAAGAACTCAAGATGCATTAAACGTTATTTATTTCTTTGCCTTGAGTTCGAAGTTCTTCGATCGCTTGGTTCAACAGAGTGTGAAAGTGTTCCACGATAGACGTCGTCGCAACTAGTTGCTCGTCTACTGCCAGACTTTGCCTGTGTAGCAGTGCAATTACCTCGTCCCATTTTTGAAGGGCCGCGAAGGAAGAACCGGCAGATATAGTCGCGTTGCTGTTTATGACTGTTTGCTTACCAACAACTATGTCTTGCTCCAGTTTGTCAAAGTACTCCTCACAACTGTGCAATGCGTCAACCTCATTAGGCATATAGGTCATGAGAGTATTGACGAGTTTTATACGCTCAAACTTTTGAAAGCTGTCCAATCGAAGAAGCTTTGCTTCAACCTCAGCGTTCAGTCGAAATGCTTCGGAACGGCGGTCACTGACTATCTCTGAACGCCTAGCACCTAGTCCTAAAGCCGTCAGTAAACCTGAAAGAAAGTCCATCGGAATACCAAGATTGCAAACTATCAGGTGAATTATGCCCTTCGAACAAAGGGAACTCTACCGGTTTTGTCCAACGAATCTCACTACCCCGCCAGGACCCCTGCCCTGCCGGTTGCGTGTCGCGTTGCCTGTCTGTGTCCGCTCCGTCAAGGGCCGTCCGTTAAAGGGTGGCGGCGCCGCCGGGGTGGAGATCGGATGGGGATGACCCCATGCGAATACGCGTATCGCGCGCTCCGGGTGCCAAACCGGAGCCCAGTTCCAGGTGCCGGGGGTGTCAGGCCCGGCGGGTGATCATGACCGGGGTTGATCCTGCCAGACCCGGGTTAAAGCCCCGTAGGCGGTGCGTACGGTGGGTGCGCAACGGGCTTGTCAGGGATACATCAATCGATGTCCCCGAACTGTTCACAGAGGGCAGAGCCCGAACCGAGGGTTGGGCGAGGAGCGCCCGCCCCGTGGGGGCGGTTTGGGCGCTGCCCGGCTTGCCGCCGGGCGGTGACATTTTCGAGCTTGCCCGCTGAACAAACAAATACGCCCCCGCCGGGATGGCAGGGGCGCTTTTGGGCCGGGCTTTCGGAGAGGGAGGAGGATCCGTCAGCCGGCCAGGGAGATCACTTGCCGTAGACGTGCTCGCGGGCGGCGCCGGGGATGGCGCAGCGGCTGAGGCCGATGTCGGCCAGATCGCGGCTGGACAGGGCGCGCAGTTCGCGCACGGTGCGCTGGTACTCGCGGCGCAGCTTCCAGTTCTGGATCAGGCCGGCAGCCACGCCGCGCAGGCGGACGGAAAACCCGGTAGAAGCAGGGGCGGAGAGAGTTGAATAAGCCATTGTTCTTGTTCCTTCGCATCGGTTCCGGAACGTGCTTCCGGTGCGGTGCTTGATCTGTTCGTCTGAAGTGATGGGGACATAAGGATGCCCCTGGGCGTGCGCAACGGCTGCTTTGGTCTGGCAGATATGCAGCCGCCGCATAGCACATTCGCGTGAGGGCTCTTGCCCCCCTTGGCAAAAGAAAGCGCTCCCGCCCGACAGGGCAGGAGCGCTTTGGCCCGGGCAAGAAGAGGAGGAGGAGAAGAGCGCCCGGGCGGGAGAGTTACTTGCCGTAAACGTGCTGATGCGCGATGTCGGCGATATCGCTGCGGCGCACGCCGATGTCGGCCAGCTCATGATCGGAGAGCCGGTCCAGTTCGTTGTAGGTGCGCTGGAACTCGCGGTGCAGCGCCCAGGCTTCCAGCACGCCCTCGGCGGTGCGGCGGATACGGGCGGTCAGGCTG is a genomic window of Leisingera caerulea DSM 24564 containing:
- the rplQ gene encoding 50S ribosomal protein L17, translating into MRHARGYRRLNRTHEHRKALFSNMAGSLIEHEQIKTTLPKAKELRPIVEKLITLAKRGDLHARRQAAAKLKEDKDVAKLFEVLGPRYKDRQGGYVRVLKAGFRYGDMAPMAIIEFVDRDVSAKGAADKARLEAEEAAAEAEE
- a CDS encoding DNA-directed RNA polymerase subunit alpha; the encoded protein is MIHKNWAELIKPAQLEVKPGNDPARQATVVAEPLERGFGLTLGNALRRVLMSSLQGAAITSVQIDNVLHEFSSVAGVREDVTDIILNLKQVSLRMEVEGPKRLSINAKGPAVVTAGDIAETAGIEVLNRDHVICHLDDGADLFMELTVNTGKGYVSADKNKPEDAPIGLIPIDAIYSPVKKVSYDVQPTREGQVLDYDKLTMKVETDGSITPDDAVAFAARILQDQLSIFVNFDEPESAGRQDEDDGLEFNPLLLKKVDELELSVRSANCLKNDNIVYIGDLIQKTEAEMLRTPNFGRKSLNEIKEVLSGMGLHLGMDVEDWPPDNIEDLAKKFEDSF
- the rpsK gene encoding 30S ribosomal protein S11, which produces MARDKSRIKRKERKNIASGVAHVNSSFNNTKILISDVQGNAISWSSAGTMGFKGSRKSTPYAAQMAAEDAGKKAQEHGVKTLEVEVQGPGSGRESALRALAAVGFNITSIRDVTPIAHNGCRPPKRRRV
- the rpsM gene encoding 30S ribosomal protein S13, translated to MARIAGVNIPTAKRVPIALTYITGIGNTSAKAICDAVGIDPTRRVNELSDAEVLAVREHIDANYTVEGDLRREVQMNIKRLMDLGCYRGLRHRRNLPVRGQRTHTNARTRKGPAKPIAGKKK
- a CDS encoding adenylate kinase, producing MTNIILLGPPGAGKGTQARYLVESRGMVQLSTGDMLREAQTSGTEMGKKVAAIMAEGKLVTDQIVIGLIREKLQGGAEGGFIFDGFPRTLAQADALAKLLDEMDLKLDAVIEMQVDDDALVARITGRSTCGGCGEVYHDQTKPWPADGKCANCGSTEVKRRADDNEDSLKTRLMEYYKKTSPLIGYYYAKGNLQRLDGLASIEEVRKSMAWIMGE
- the secY gene encoding preprotein translocase subunit SecY, whose protein sequence is MVSAAEQMAANTSWAALGKATDLRNRILFTIGLLIVYRLGTFIPVPGIDAAALRQFMEQAGQGIGGMVSMFTGGALGRMGIFALGIMPYISASIIVQLLTSMVPSLEQLKKEGEQGRKKINQYTRYGTVLLATAQAYGLAVSLEQGDLATDPGMYFRMACMITLVGGTMFLMWLGEQITQRGIGNGISLIIFVGIIAEVPAAIAQFFASGRSGAISPAVIIGVILMVVAVIMFVVFMERALRKIHIQYPRRQVGMKVYDGGSSHLPVKVNPAGVIPAIFASSLLLLPTTISAFSSGAATGPVMSWLLANFGPGQPLYLLFFVAMIVFFAYFYTFNVSFKPDDVANNLKNQNGFVPGIRPGKKTAEYIEYVVNRVLVLGSAYLALVCLLPEVLRGQFAIPVYFGGTSVLIVVSVTMDTIQQVQSHLLAHQYEGLIEKSQLRGRNKKRTKRGPSRR
- the rplO gene encoding 50S ribosomal protein L15, whose translation is MKLHELRDNPGAAKKRTRVARGPGSGKGKMGGRGIKGQKSRSGVSINGYEGGQMPLYQRLPKRGFNKPNRKAYAVVNLGLIQKFIDAGKLDAADITEDSLVASGLVRRKLDGVRVLAKGEITSKATISVTGASAAAVDAVAKAGGALTVATAAAAE
- a CDS encoding DUF1127 domain-containing protein, whose protein sequence is MAYSTLSAPASTGFSVRLRGVAAGLIQNWKLRREYQRTVRELRALSSRDLADIGLSRCAIPGAAREHVYGK
- a CDS encoding DUF1127 domain-containing protein codes for the protein MAHVISAAPTLSLTARIRRTAEGVLEAWALHREFQRTYNELDRLSDHELADIGVRRSDIADIAHQHVYGK